A genomic stretch from Bradyrhizobium quebecense includes:
- a CDS encoding ComF family protein: MKVQLKKLEGSWDGGYALNKHTLSSEFIGYNEYGRPMFDTKRSEPGEALFQLKYRNDWSQVAPLAAQIKASLLPMFGTVGLIVPMPASTTRDRQPVNEIAKELSRIAGMPVFDNIIVKAPAPEGSPQLKNLNTRQEKDEALNGRFSINPAIANEGCWNALLLDDLFDTGATMDAVAKTLKTYKKIGNVYAASVTWK, translated from the coding sequence ATGAAAGTGCAGCTTAAGAAGCTCGAAGGCAGTTGGGACGGTGGATACGCGCTCAACAAACACACACTTTCGAGCGAGTTCATTGGGTATAACGAATACGGGCGTCCAATGTTTGACACGAAACGCTCAGAGCCCGGGGAGGCCTTGTTTCAATTGAAGTATCGCAACGATTGGTCTCAGGTCGCGCCGCTCGCCGCGCAGATCAAGGCGTCGCTGCTACCGATGTTCGGAACGGTCGGCCTCATAGTCCCTATGCCCGCATCAACGACGCGCGATCGGCAGCCCGTTAATGAAATCGCCAAAGAGCTTAGCAGAATTGCGGGCATGCCCGTATTCGACAACATCATTGTCAAAGCGCCAGCGCCGGAAGGTAGCCCGCAACTCAAGAATTTGAACACTCGTCAGGAGAAAGATGAAGCTCTAAACGGTCGCTTCAGCATTAATCCCGCCATCGCAAATGAAGGTTGTTGGAACGCCCTTCTGCTCGACGACTTGTTCGATACCGGCGCGACTATGGACGCAGTGGCTAAAACGTTGAAGACATACAAGAAGATTGGCAACGTGTATGCCGCTTCGGTAACTTGGAAATAG
- a CDS encoding glutathione S-transferase family protein: protein MTIELHTWNTPNGRKISVALEEMGLPYKVIPVNIGKGEQMAPAFLAISPNNKIPAIVDPDGPGGKPVSIFESGAILLYLGEKTGKFLPKPLAERIPVYEWLMWQMGGFGPMPGQVHHFIALENEQDRAYGLKRYMAETRRLYGVLDRRLDGREFVAGDLSVADFAILGWAWRHPRHKVDLADFPNVKRWYDALMARPATKRGMEAKLD, encoded by the coding sequence ATGACCATCGAGCTGCACACCTGGAACACGCCCAATGGCCGCAAGATCTCGGTGGCGCTGGAGGAAATGGGGCTGCCCTACAAGGTGATCCCGGTGAATATCGGCAAGGGCGAGCAGATGGCGCCCGCGTTCCTCGCGATCAGCCCGAACAACAAGATCCCGGCGATCGTCGATCCGGATGGTCCCGGCGGCAAGCCGGTCAGCATCTTCGAGTCCGGCGCGATCCTGCTCTATCTCGGCGAGAAGACCGGCAAGTTCCTGCCGAAGCCGCTGGCGGAGCGGATCCCGGTCTATGAGTGGCTGATGTGGCAGATGGGCGGTTTCGGCCCGATGCCGGGCCAGGTGCACCATTTCATCGCGCTGGAGAACGAGCAGGACCGCGCCTATGGCCTCAAGCGCTACATGGCGGAGACGCGGCGGCTCTACGGCGTGCTGGATCGCCGGCTGGATGGCCGTGAATTCGTCGCCGGCGATCTGTCGGTGGCCGATTTCGCCATCCTCGGCTGGGCCTGGCGCCATCCGCGCCACAAGGTCGACCTGGCCGACTTCCCCAACGTCAAGCGCTGGTACGATGCGCTGATGGCCCGCCCGGCGACGAAGCGGGGCATGGAGGCGAAGCTGGATTGA
- the pyrE gene encoding orotate phosphoribosyltransferase produces the protein MSKSASRARLAEIIRKRSFGRGEITLASGRKSDFYFNLKPTMLDPEGAALLAELTYDALKDDRLDFVGGLEMGAVPLAGAIAQLSWLKGHPIAAFFVRKKPKEHGARLAVEGLAKGESLAGKRIVIVEDVTTTGGSALKAVEAVREAGGEIALVFTMVDREEGATETFAEAGLPFRALYKAGEFLKD, from the coding sequence TTGTCCAAATCAGCCTCCCGTGCCCGCCTCGCCGAGATCATCCGCAAGCGCTCGTTCGGCCGCGGCGAGATCACCTTGGCGTCGGGCCGCAAGAGCGATTTCTATTTCAACCTGAAGCCGACGATGCTCGATCCCGAAGGCGCAGCGCTGCTCGCCGAGCTCACTTATGATGCGCTGAAGGACGACCGGCTCGATTTCGTCGGCGGGCTCGAGATGGGCGCGGTGCCGCTCGCCGGCGCGATTGCACAGCTGTCATGGCTGAAGGGTCATCCGATCGCCGCTTTCTTCGTGCGGAAGAAGCCGAAGGAGCACGGCGCGCGGCTCGCCGTCGAAGGGCTCGCCAAGGGCGAGAGCCTGGCGGGCAAGCGCATCGTGATCGTCGAGGACGTCACCACGACCGGCGGCTCCGCGCTGAAGGCGGTGGAAGCCGTGCGTGAGGCCGGTGGCGAGATCGCACTGGTGTTCACCATGGTCGACCGCGAGGAAGGCGCTACCGAGACGTTCGCCGAAGCCGGGCTGCCGTTCCGCGCGCTGTACAAGGCCGGCGAGTTCTTGAAGGACTGA
- a CDS encoding DNA primase family protein — translation MTDDRIIDPGKPSETASAFKAARYPTLINHQDEWLSWDGSVYQSIENATIESEISEFLQGARRWQAQGNNLIAVPYFAKSKDVKEAYTLLKHACHVPSNTMAPPSWLPGAPKKLAALSPRNIIAFKNGLLDITTRKLYPATASFFTRSALPFDFDPGAAKPERWLAFLDEVTAGKGENGEPVPRPALVQLIREMMGYLISCNTSQQVVFHFYGQPRSGKGTVLRVLRSIVGERNTAAPTVQNLAGEFGPSSLIGKSLAMITDMATDNRQHLSAAASHINAISGEDPQTIRRMYREPWSGYLPTRFVLVSNALPNFGAHTLALSTRLRIVPFENSFQDRMDADLTAKLIAERAGIILWCLDGLDDLNLTGRFDEPADCATLKARLVLRSNPIVGFVAECCTVAREVTIDKDVLYDRYLDYCDDVRVRPKPKEDFSEGLADLFPSVYASKRTHSPGSARKVPCYRNIVLNDTEMARLFKTDPGLAELGVDPLLRDEAGNLILRDDREPAFEY, via the coding sequence ATGACCGATGATCGCATCATTGATCCGGGCAAGCCGTCAGAGACGGCGAGCGCGTTCAAGGCCGCTCGCTATCCGACGTTGATCAACCATCAAGACGAATGGCTCTCGTGGGACGGCAGCGTGTATCAGTCGATCGAGAACGCGACAATCGAGAGTGAGATCAGCGAGTTTTTGCAAGGCGCGAGGCGATGGCAAGCGCAGGGCAACAATCTGATCGCCGTTCCATACTTCGCCAAGTCGAAAGATGTCAAAGAAGCCTACACGCTGTTGAAGCACGCCTGTCATGTTCCATCGAACACGATGGCTCCGCCGTCATGGCTGCCCGGCGCGCCGAAAAAGCTTGCCGCGCTCAGCCCGCGCAACATCATCGCATTCAAAAATGGACTGCTCGATATCACCACGCGCAAACTCTACCCTGCAACGGCAAGTTTCTTCACGCGTTCGGCGTTGCCGTTCGACTTCGATCCGGGCGCAGCGAAGCCAGAGCGATGGCTTGCGTTTCTTGATGAGGTCACCGCCGGCAAGGGCGAGAACGGCGAGCCCGTTCCGCGTCCCGCCCTTGTGCAGTTGATCCGGGAGATGATGGGCTATCTGATCTCGTGCAATACTTCGCAGCAAGTGGTCTTCCATTTCTACGGGCAGCCCAGATCGGGTAAGGGCACGGTGCTGCGCGTGTTGCGCTCTATCGTCGGTGAGCGAAACACGGCTGCACCGACAGTGCAGAACCTGGCTGGCGAGTTCGGCCCGTCAAGTCTCATCGGAAAGTCGCTCGCGATGATCACAGACATGGCGACCGACAACCGGCAACATCTCAGCGCCGCAGCGTCACACATCAACGCGATCAGCGGCGAAGACCCACAGACGATCCGCCGCATGTATCGCGAGCCGTGGAGCGGCTACCTGCCGACGCGCTTCGTGCTCGTGTCCAATGCCCTGCCGAACTTCGGAGCACACACGTTGGCGCTCTCGACCCGGTTGCGTATCGTGCCGTTCGAAAACTCATTCCAAGATCGTATGGACGCCGACTTGACGGCGAAGCTTATCGCCGAGCGCGCCGGTATCATCCTTTGGTGCTTGGATGGCCTCGACGATCTCAACTTGACAGGCCGCTTTGACGAGCCCGCCGATTGCGCGACGTTGAAGGCGCGGCTCGTGCTGCGGAGCAACCCCATCGTTGGCTTTGTCGCCGAGTGCTGCACCGTGGCGCGAGAAGTGACGATCGACAAGGATGTGCTCTACGACCGGTATCTCGACTATTGCGACGATGTCCGCGTGAGACCGAAGCCAAAGGAGGATTTCTCCGAAGGCCTCGCCGACCTCTTCCCCTCCGTCTACGCGAGCAAACGGACGCACTCGCCGGGCTCAGCGCGCAAGGTGCCTTGCTATCGCAACATCGTGCTGAATGACACCGAGATGGCCCGGTTGTTCAAGACTGATCCGGGGCTCGCCGAGTTGGGCGTCGACCCGCTGTTGCGTGATGAGGCGGGCAACCTGATCTTGCGAGACGACCGAGAGCCCGCCTTCGAGTATTGA
- a CDS encoding tyrosine-type recombinase/integrase — protein sequence MRDHLLPTDKTGDNVHPSLMREPGRHCDGGGLYLEVAAPGQASWMYRYKAGWRSIGSANGYSIREARETAAKLWQAARRGEDPFALLATLRAPKFAEKPKGKLFSDALAEYLAAKSPHWAASNRARELRRYEFLFDQIPDFTALRLPEIDQDAKNKALATWDGQTKARRDVGFYIEAVIRYAETGKLRVVKVADEQEHHEAMPWRDVPAFYGRIAKLNSDDAHALRFTILTGARTDEVIGAEYKGKETKAPATWREIKEVDGVVTWVVPKDRMKGKRTHHVPLSPAAVSLLGKRRADDVPLFSVSSQNAMLDTLKTNDGNGFTVHGFRSSFSDWVIDATSYGADLADMCIAHLTRGKVRAAYQRSPQLEKRREIMAAWSDFVCGGQI from the coding sequence ATGCGTGACCATTTGCTCCCGACCGATAAGACAGGCGACAACGTGCATCCCTCACTGATGCGCGAGCCCGGCCGTCACTGCGACGGGGGCGGGCTCTATCTGGAGGTCGCCGCCCCGGGGCAGGCGTCTTGGATGTACCGCTACAAGGCCGGTTGGCGAAGCATTGGTTCCGCCAATGGCTACAGTATCCGGGAAGCCCGGGAGACGGCCGCCAAGCTGTGGCAGGCCGCCCGGCGCGGCGAAGACCCCTTCGCCCTCCTCGCTACTCTCCGGGCCCCCAAGTTCGCAGAGAAACCAAAAGGCAAGCTCTTCTCCGATGCGCTGGCCGAATACCTCGCCGCGAAGTCACCGCACTGGGCCGCCTCCAACCGGGCCCGGGAGCTTCGCCGCTACGAGTTCCTGTTCGACCAGATACCGGACTTCACGGCGCTGCGGCTGCCCGAGATAGATCAGGACGCCAAAAACAAGGCATTGGCGACATGGGACGGGCAAACCAAGGCGCGCCGGGATGTCGGCTTCTATATCGAGGCCGTCATCCGGTACGCCGAGACTGGCAAGCTCCGTGTGGTCAAGGTCGCCGATGAGCAAGAGCATCATGAGGCGATGCCGTGGCGCGACGTACCGGCCTTCTACGGTCGCATTGCTAAGCTCAACAGCGATGACGCTCACGCGCTGCGTTTCACCATCCTGACCGGCGCACGCACCGACGAAGTGATCGGCGCAGAATACAAGGGCAAGGAGACCAAGGCCCCGGCAACATGGCGAGAGATCAAAGAGGTTGATGGCGTGGTGACATGGGTTGTCCCGAAAGACCGGATGAAGGGCAAGCGCACACATCACGTGCCGCTCTCGCCGGCCGCCGTGTCGTTACTCGGCAAGCGCCGAGCCGACGATGTGCCACTGTTCAGCGTGAGCAGCCAGAACGCCATGCTCGACACCTTGAAGACCAACGACGGGAACGGTTTCACCGTGCACGGCTTCCGCTCATCCTTCTCCGATTGGGTCATTGACGCGACTAGCTACGGGGCCGATCTCGCCGACATGTGCATTGCGCATCTAACACGCGGCAAGGTCCGGGCGGCTTACCAACGGTCGCCACAACTGGAGAAGCGGCGCGAGATCATGGCCGCATGGTCGGACTTCGTGTGCGGCGGCCAAATATAG